From the genome of Atribacterota bacterium:
ATTTAAGGAAGCCCGGATAGCAACTCCACCAAATACAATTAGAAATAAACCCATCATAAGATCTGCAGCAGCCATTTTATCCATTTTTCCCATATCATTTATCCACTCTTAGCAAAATAAAGTAACAATGAGAGAAGGGATTTCAAATCCCTTCTCTCATTAAAGATAATTTCTCTTGTTTTAGAAGTTTTTCTCTTTTTCCCAATCCCAATCTGCTAATTTAGGAATAGCAAAACCTTCTGGTGATTTTTCTGCCAATCCACTATCATAGAGAGCCCAGGAGTATCCTGCTTCAGAGAAGGATAAGAATTTATCTGCTTCCTCACCATAATAACCTACAATATTTAGGGCTTTTGTGTCAGCAAATTCCTTAATTTCTGGCTGTTCAATCGCCCATAAGAAAGCTTCATTTAACTTGTCAATAATATTCTGCGGTGTTTCTCTTCTAATTAAAACAGGCCAGGTCTCGGAAAGTAACGGCACATTTTCACTGTCCTCCAGTAAATCAGTAATAGAAGGAATAATAATATCATCAACAGGATAAGGATCAGCAGTTGTGACAACCAGCGCCTTTAATTGACCGGCTTTCACGAAATCAACAGCGGATGAAAAGGTACACATGGCTATATCTACTTCTCCTGCATATAAAGCAACAGCTGCATTCCGACAGGATCCAGCTGTTACATAGTTGGGAGAAGGAATATCCGCTATTTGAAATATTGCTTCGACAAGAACATGGGGACCTACACCAAAACCTGAGATACCAAAGTTTAAATCTTCTTCTTTAATCGCTTTCATTGCTTCTTCAAATGTTTGGATAGGAGAATCGTCTTTAACCAATAAAGCAGCTGGTCCATTAAAAGGATGCCAGGAAATCCAATCTCGCCATGAAGTATTACTGGTGCCCATTACCCGGAAACCAGAAAGCGGACCGGAACCAGTAGCAAACATATTATATCCATCGGCTGGTTGAGAAAGTACATGTTCTGCCGCTACCGCACTGGATGCACCTTCCATATTAACTACATTAACTGTTTCACCCAGATATTCCTCCATCTTAGCTAATATTGGTCTTACTGCCGTATCAGTACCCCCACCTGCTCCAAATCCAACAGTTACCACTGGAGTACCCTTAGGCCACAACTTCTCACTTTGAGCTAAAACATTTTGCCCTCCAGCTAATAAAATGAGCAAGCTTATCATTATTAATAAAAAGATGCATTTATTTAAATTTTTCATTATATTACCTCCTTAAATTTTCTATCAAAATAGTAATTTACACCTACAGTAGATAGTCAATCTAGCCTGTTATTTATTTTCTGCTAAACCTCACCTCCTTTGATTATTACCAACTACTCCTTCCTCAAGGAAATTCCATTCATTTTCTCATAAAACAATGCCAGTCCGGCATGATCCACTTCGGTATGACCGTCAGCCATCAAGGCCTGCATCATCTCCATGACCTGGGCAGTTAAAGGCATGGTATTATGAAGTTCCTGACTGGTCTGTAAGACATTGGTCAGGTCTTTAACATGTAATCTCATGCGGAATCCGGGATCATAGTTTCCACTGAACATACGGGGTGCCTTGTCCGTGAGACACTGGCTGCCGGCCAGTCCGCCCCGGATGGCTTCAAAGATACGCTCGGGATCCACGCCAGCCTTCTTACCCAAGAGCAGGGCTTCAGCCACAATGGCGATATTGACCGCCACAATAGCCTGATTAACTAATTTAGTGGTGCCACCAGCACCAATATCACCGACCAGAACCGGTTTACCCATTACCTCTAGAATGGGTTTACAATGATGGAAAATCTCCTCTTTCCCCCCTACCATTATGGCTAAGGTTCCCAATTGGGCTTTCTCCTGTCCCCCACTTACTGGGGCATCTAACATATCTATACCTTTCTTGGCCAGCTCCCGGGCAAGGGCTTGAGAAACTAAGGGGGCAATGGAACTCATGTCGATGAGGATTTGACCCTGACGGGCTCCTTCTAAAATGCCTTGTTTGCTAAGAATAGCCTTCTGGACATCGGGTGAGTTGGGTAACATGGTGATGATAATATCACAATTTTTAGCCACCTGGGCGCAGGATTCTCCCCGGTCGGCACCTTCTTTGGTTAGACCATACAGGGCTTCCTGATTTATATCGTAAGCTATAAGGGGATAGCCTGCCTTGAGTAAATTTTTGGCCATGGGAAAGCCCATAATACCTATTCCGATAAAACCGATTTTTGGTTTGGACATAATAAAACTCCTTTCTTGAAAAAAGTTAAAACTTTATCTTAATTTTAAATACATAATTCATTCAAGTAAAGTTTCAACTTCCTTTATAATTGCTTGGGGTGTTAAACCATAATATTCCAGTAACTCCTCATGAGTCCTGGCAGATTGACCAAACTGGTCTTTTATTCCTATCATTTTGATGGGTATCATCCTATCGCATAGTGTTTCTGCAATGGCACTTCCCAATCCCCCAATAATGCTATGTTCTTCAGCGGTAACAATCCCTTTTACCCCTTTAATATGTTTCAATACCTCTTCCAGATGTAAAGGCTTAATGGTACTTACATTAACTACTCGCACTGAAATTCCCTTTTCCCTTAAGATTTCATGAGCTTGTAATGCCTGAAACCCCATTATGCCGGTAGCAAAAATAGTAATATCCGAACCTTCGGCCAAGCAGTACATTTTCCCTATCTCAAATACTGTATGGTGACTTGTTAGGATCGGTAATGAACTGCGGGTAATTCTGATATAAATTGGCCCTTGATGTCTTAGAGAGGCTCGCACTGCCTGGCGAGTTTCATCAGCATCTGCCGGAACAATAACAGTCATATTTGGAATTGCTCTCATAATGGCAATGTCTTCTACTGATTGATGAGTAGCACCATCACCAGCATCTGATAAACCACAACTGGAACCTACAATTCTAATATTTAAATTGGGTAGAGCTACTCCCTGTCTTATCTGGTTATAGGGCTGACCAGCAGCAAAAACAGAAAAGGAATTTATAAATGGTATTTTCCCCGCTAAAGATAAGCCAGCAGCTACAGAAACCATATTTTGCTCTGCTATACCCATTTCAAAAAATCTTTCCGGCATCTCTTTTTCCAAAAAGATAGTCATGGTAGAGCCACATAAATCCGCATCCAGGGCAACTACTCTCTCGTCCATCCGGGCAACTGCCAATAACTCTTTGCCATATGCTTCTCTTAAATCTTCCATTTTCATCGATTTTTACCTCATACCTTGATACTGGCAATATCTTTACGGGCTTGCTCATACTGCTCTGGAGTTAAAGAATTATTGTGGAAGCTATAATTGTTCTCGGCAAAAGAAACACCTTTCCCCTTGATGGTATGAGCAATGATGGCACAGGGAGAATTTTTCACCTGATCTGTCTGATCTAAGGCAGCAACAATCTCAGTCATATTATGTCCATCAATTTCCCAGGTTTTCCAGCCATATGCCTTAAATTTTGCTCTAATATTACCGATATCGTACCTTTCTTTAATAGCACCGCTGGCCAGAAGCTGGTTCTTATCAACAATTGCTACCAAGTTATCTAAACGATAAAAATTAGCACAGGTAATTGCCTCCCAGATCTGTCCCTCGCACAATTCACCATCTCCGATAATTACGTAAATACGATAATTTTTATGATCTAATTTTGCAGCCAACGCCATTCCCACACCAATAGATAATCCTTGGCCTAATGAACCAGTATTCGCTTCAATGCCCGGTGTTCTTATTTCTGGATGTCCCTGTAAAATAGAACCAAGCTCTTTAGTCTTTTTTAATTCGGATTTAGGGAAATATCCTAACTCTGCTAATGCGGCATATTGGGCAAGAACAGAATGTCCTTTACTAAATATAAAACGGTCACGTTCTGGATCATCAGGATTTTTGGGATTAATCTTCATTTTGTAAAAATATAGGGCAGTTACCAGATCAGCAGAGGACATGGAGCCACCAAGATGACCTTTTTTATCAATTCCGATGCAGTCTAAAATTCCTTCCCTGACAATCTTTGCTTTTCTTTCCAATTCTCTGATTTTTTTATTTTCCATAGATATTACTCCGTGGAAATATAGCACTTCCTGAATATTATTCCCTTAGTCAGACCATGATTCGTCTCTTAATAAGATTTATTTCAAAAAGATACAGTTAATCTCTTGATGGTCTCATAACTTAAGTCTTCTCAAGTTTTAAGAAACATTTTTTAAATAAAGTTATAAGATAACAGTTGTATTACAACATATTCTTAACTAATATATTAGTTGCATTTATCGCTAATGTCAAGGGAGTTCGTAGAAACTTCTGGTTCTATTTAAAATTATTCTAAGTAGTAGAAAATCTTTTTTAGCTACATATAAAGATGTAAGTATTTTTCATTATTTTCCAGGTGTTTCTTCATTAACTTTCTTGCTTCTTTTTTATCTCTC
Proteins encoded in this window:
- a CDS encoding tripartite tricarboxylate transporter substrate-binding protein, which encodes MKNLNKCIFLLIMISLLILLAGGQNVLAQSEKLWPKGTPVVTVGFGAGGGTDTAVRPILAKMEEYLGETVNVVNMEGASSAVAAEHVLSQPADGYNMFATGSGPLSGFRVMGTSNTSWRDWISWHPFNGPAALLVKDDSPIQTFEEAMKAIKEEDLNFGISGFGVGPHVLVEAIFQIADIPSPNYVTAGSCRNAAVALYAGEVDIAMCTFSSAVDFVKAGQLKALVVTTADPYPVDDIIIPSITDLLEDSENVPLLSETWPVLIRRETPQNIIDKLNEAFLWAIEQPEIKEFADTKALNIVGYYGEEADKFLSFSEAGYSWALYDSGLAEKSPEGFAIPKLADWDWEKEKNF
- the garR gene encoding 2-hydroxy-3-oxopropionate reductase, with the translated sequence MSKPKIGFIGIGIMGFPMAKNLLKAGYPLIAYDINQEALYGLTKEGADRGESCAQVAKNCDIIITMLPNSPDVQKAILSKQGILEGARQGQILIDMSSIAPLVSQALARELAKKGIDMLDAPVSGGQEKAQLGTLAIMVGGKEEIFHHCKPILEVMGKPVLVGDIGAGGTTKLVNQAIVAVNIAIVAEALLLGKKAGVDPERIFEAIRGGLAGSQCLTDKAPRMFSGNYDPGFRMRLHVKDLTNVLQTSQELHNTMPLTAQVMEMMQALMADGHTEVDHAGLALFYEKMNGISLRKE
- a CDS encoding transketolase C-terminal domain-containing protein; the encoded protein is MKMEDLREAYGKELLAVARMDERVVALDADLCGSTMTIFLEKEMPERFFEMGIAEQNMVSVAAGLSLAGKIPFINSFSVFAAGQPYNQIRQGVALPNLNIRIVGSSCGLSDAGDGATHQSVEDIAIMRAIPNMTVIVPADADETRQAVRASLRHQGPIYIRITRSSLPILTSHHTVFEIGKMYCLAEGSDITIFATGIMGFQALQAHEILREKGISVRVVNVSTIKPLHLEEVLKHIKGVKGIVTAEEHSIIGGLGSAIAETLCDRMIPIKMIGIKDQFGQSARTHEELLEYYGLTPQAIIKEVETLLE
- a CDS encoding transketolase, with product MENKKIRELERKAKIVREGILDCIGIDKKGHLGGSMSSADLVTALYFYKMKINPKNPDDPERDRFIFSKGHSVLAQYAALAELGYFPKSELKKTKELGSILQGHPEIRTPGIEANTGSLGQGLSIGVGMALAAKLDHKNYRIYVIIGDGELCEGQIWEAITCANFYRLDNLVAIVDKNQLLASGAIKERYDIGNIRAKFKAYGWKTWEIDGHNMTEIVAALDQTDQVKNSPCAIIAHTIKGKGVSFAENNYSFHNNSLTPEQYEQARKDIASIKV